One region of Armatimonadota bacterium genomic DNA includes:
- a CDS encoding prepilin peptidase, which translates to MLPVWFGILILIAFIYGTAIGSFLNVCIYRIPEEQSIVTPPSHCPKCNNRLKWIDLVPLLSFLMLGRKCRYCGEPISWRYFTVELITGLLFVGTYLRYGFSIDVFVYAFFICALLIAFFVDLDRFIIPDQVVIFGLILGVLKDVAHIIAGDIKLLHIPTASGASLPMLPSIAGMVVCAGVFYLIAYIGYFVFRPRGKSEDDADDGEYEGALGGGDINLAAAVGAVLGVMPALVSFFIAVMVGSVVGVTYLILKSRADKKGMSLRTEIPFGPHMVIGALAVILAAPQLSAIWSWWVGIITP; encoded by the coding sequence GTGCTGCCTGTCTGGTTTGGAATCTTGATCTTGATAGCGTTTATATACGGGACGGCGATAGGAAGTTTCCTGAATGTATGTATATACAGGATTCCCGAGGAGCAGTCAATCGTGACGCCTCCCTCGCACTGCCCTAAGTGTAACAACAGACTTAAGTGGATCGACCTGGTACCTCTGCTGAGCTTTCTGATGCTTGGTAGAAAGTGCCGTTATTGCGGTGAGCCTATCAGTTGGCGATATTTCACCGTGGAGCTTATAACCGGCCTGCTCTTTGTAGGCACGTATTTGAGATACGGTTTTAGTATAGATGTCTTCGTATATGCATTTTTTATCTGTGCATTGCTCATAGCGTTCTTCGTTGATCTGGATCGGTTTATCATTCCTGACCAGGTGGTGATATTCGGTCTCATTCTGGGGGTGTTGAAAGACGTTGCCCATATCATAGCCGGTGATATCAAGCTGCTGCATATACCGACTGCGTCCGGCGCGTCTCTACCGATGCTGCCGAGCATAGCAGGGATGGTGGTATGCGCAGGTGTTTTCTATCTGATTGCATATATCGGCTACTTCGTCTTTCGGCCCAGGGGCAAGTCTGAGGATGATGCCGATGACGGTGAGTATGAAGGCGCCCTGGGCGGCGGCGATATAAACCTGGCTGCCGCGGTAGGAGCAGTGCTGGGAGTGATGCCTGCGCTGGTCTCTTTCTTTATCGCGGTTATGGTCGGCTCCGTAGTAGGGGTCACATATCTGATCTTGAAGAGCCGTGCCGACAAGAAGGGCATGTCCTTGCGGACGGAGATACCTTTCGGCCCGCACATGGTGATCGGGGCTCTTGCGGTCATACTGGCCGCGCCGCAGCTCAGCGCAATCTGGTCCTGGTGGGTCGGCATAATAACGCCGTAA